A stretch of Bacillus pseudomycoides DNA encodes these proteins:
- a CDS encoding RNA polymerase sigma-70 factor — MDFEILYRTYRPLVYSVAYRMLGSVSDAEDVAQDILMKSQHVNQEPVRNMKAYLIKMTTNHCLNILQSARKKREIYTGEWLPEPEIDTAKLNPMETIIQSERVSYAFLVLLENLTPVERAIFVLRKALGYDYREIAELLNKSEANCRKIYSRCKGKIQHEVSVHPQQSIHTEKMVHTFIQGSETGNFEAFINLLREDVALVTDGGGKVRAAIFPILGKQRIQTFLEAIVSRGFFQVKLLPTIINGQIGILVRNKGCAEKAICFEWDESRELIRRIYIVVNPDKLKHVSVL, encoded by the coding sequence ATGGATTTTGAAATTTTGTATCGAACCTATCGGCCTTTAGTTTACTCTGTGGCATATCGAATGCTTGGCTCTGTTAGTGATGCGGAGGATGTTGCACAGGATATACTTATGAAAAGTCAACATGTGAACCAAGAGCCAGTTAGAAATATGAAAGCGTATTTAATTAAAATGACGACGAACCATTGTTTGAATATACTACAATCAGCTCGAAAAAAAAGAGAAATATATACAGGAGAATGGCTTCCTGAGCCGGAAATAGATACAGCGAAATTAAATCCTATGGAAACTATAATTCAAAGCGAAAGAGTATCCTATGCATTCCTTGTACTGTTAGAGAATTTAACACCTGTTGAAAGAGCCATATTTGTTTTAAGGAAAGCACTTGGGTACGATTATCGTGAAATAGCTGAGCTTTTAAATAAATCAGAAGCAAATTGCCGAAAGATTTACAGCCGTTGCAAAGGGAAGATACAGCATGAAGTGTCAGTACATCCGCAGCAATCGATTCATACAGAAAAAATGGTACATACCTTTATTCAAGGTTCAGAAACAGGGAATTTTGAGGCGTTTATTAATCTGTTGAGAGAGGATGTAGCCCTTGTCACTGATGGAGGAGGTAAAGTGCGTGCAGCCATATTTCCGATTTTGGGCAAACAGCGTATCCAGACATTTCTGGAGGCAATTGTTTCAAGGGGATTCTTTCAAGTCAAACTTCTTCCAACTATCATAAATGGTCAAATTGGTATCTTAGTAAGGAATAAGGGATGTGCAGAGAAAGCCATATGTTTTGAGTGGGATGAAAGCCGAGAATTAATTAGAAGAATCTACATTGTAGTCAATCCCGATAAATTAAAGCATGTTTCAGTTCTATAG
- a CDS encoding MgtC/SapB family protein, with amino-acid sequence MDYTDLLIKLGLSAILGFAIGLERELKRKPLGLKTCLVISIISCLLTIVSIKAAYTLPHTDHINMDPLRLAAQIVSGIGFLGAGVILRRGNDSIAGLTTAAMIWGASGIGIAVGAGFYLEAIFGMCFLMISVELIPLTMKVFGPRSFRQRDIAVKLVVRDMDNIPIVIEEIKGMDIKVKNIKLKTLENGSHFLQLKLSVDQKKHTADVYYALQHFESVQQTEVESM; translated from the coding sequence ATGGACTATACCGATTTACTAATCAAGCTAGGTCTCTCTGCCATTTTAGGATTCGCTATTGGTTTAGAACGTGAGTTAAAGAGAAAACCACTCGGTTTAAAAACTTGCTTAGTCATTTCCATTATTAGTTGCCTCCTTACCATTGTTTCTATTAAAGCAGCTTATACTTTACCTCATACAGACCATATAAACATGGATCCACTTCGCCTTGCAGCTCAAATTGTTTCAGGCATCGGTTTTTTAGGTGCTGGCGTTATTTTACGAAGAGGTAATGACAGCATTGCTGGATTAACTACCGCTGCTATGATTTGGGGTGCTTCTGGTATCGGAATTGCTGTTGGGGCTGGTTTTTACCTTGAAGCAATTTTCGGCATGTGTTTTCTTATGATTAGTGTCGAACTTATACCATTAACAATGAAGGTTTTTGGTCCTAGATCATTCAGACAACGAGATATTGCTGTCAAACTAGTCGTACGTGATATGGATAATATCCCCATCGTTATTGAAGAAATAAAAGGAATGGACATAAAAGTAAAGAACATAAAACTCAAAACACTAGAAAATGGCTCCCACTTTCTACAACTTAAATTATCAGTTGATCAAAAAAAACATACAGCTGATGTTTATTATGCCTTACAGCATTTCGAAAGCGTTCAGCAGACAGAAGTTGAAAGTATGTAA
- a CDS encoding potassium channel family protein, producing MKSRANLVDVFRGSIIFRLVSFIIILIATFGFLIYKLEPKYFSTWLDGIWWSLVTVFTVGYGDYVPHTPVGKVIGMFLILLGTGFCSYYMVLFATEMINKQYMKVKGEEAASCHGHMIIVGWNERAKNVVRQMHILQPNLDIVLIDETLSLLPRPFHHLTFIKGCPHHDQTLLKANIKTAHTILITADKEKNESLADTQSILNILTAKGLNPTIHCIAELLTSNQIQNATRAGVTEIIEGNKLTSYVFTASLLFPSISGVLFTLYNEISESKLQLMTVPSSYTGKTFEVCSSLLLKQDTLLLGIQRDEQYHINPVHSSIIIEGDVFIVIKH from the coding sequence TTGAAATCACGAGCTAACCTAGTGGATGTATTTCGTGGCTCCATTATTTTTCGTTTAGTCAGCTTCATTATCATACTTATCGCTACCTTTGGTTTCCTCATATATAAATTAGAACCAAAATACTTTTCTACATGGCTTGATGGTATATGGTGGTCACTTGTTACAGTCTTTACGGTCGGTTACGGCGATTATGTCCCGCATACACCTGTAGGAAAAGTAATCGGAATGTTTCTCATTTTATTAGGAACAGGCTTCTGCTCCTATTATATGGTGTTATTCGCTACCGAAATGATTAATAAACAATATATGAAGGTTAAAGGTGAAGAAGCAGCCTCTTGTCATGGACACATGATTATTGTTGGTTGGAATGAACGAGCTAAAAACGTAGTAAGGCAAATGCATATATTACAACCAAACCTTGATATCGTACTCATCGATGAAACACTTTCTTTGCTTCCAAGACCGTTTCATCATCTAACCTTTATTAAGGGGTGTCCACATCACGATCAAACTTTGTTAAAAGCAAATATCAAGACCGCCCACACCATTTTAATAACAGCAGATAAAGAAAAAAACGAAAGCTTAGCTGATACACAATCGATTTTAAACATTTTAACTGCGAAAGGATTAAATCCAACTATCCATTGCATTGCCGAACTACTTACTTCCAATCAAATTCAAAATGCAACTAGAGCTGGAGTAACAGAAATTATTGAAGGGAATAAATTAACAAGCTATGTCTTTACTGCGTCCCTTTTATTCCCTTCCATTTCAGGTGTGTTATTTACACTTTATAATGAAATCTCAGAAAGCAAATTGCAACTAATGACTGTTCCTTCATCTTATACCGGAAAAACTTTTGAAGTTTGCAGTAGCCTACTTTTAAAACAAGATACTTTACTATTAGGTATACAGCGAGATGAACAATATCACATCAATCCCGTTCATTCTTCTATAATTATTGAAGGCGATGTCTTTATCGTAATTAAGCATTGA
- a CDS encoding YugN-like family protein, giving the protein MIPIQSNLEGYTYALFKLEETLKPLGYSIGGNWDYDKGCFDYKIDEEDGYQFLRVPFTAVEGELDVPGVMVRLETPYLLSHVYQDELDDQVNTLAAGTSGLDQFAEPKEADGNIKRKYIDIGKVLVQELEQRLINA; this is encoded by the coding sequence TTGATTCCGATTCAATCAAATTTAGAAGGTTATACGTATGCCCTTTTTAAATTGGAAGAAACATTAAAACCACTCGGTTACAGTATCGGTGGTAATTGGGATTATGATAAAGGTTGCTTCGATTATAAAATAGATGAGGAAGATGGCTATCAGTTTTTACGAGTGCCATTTACAGCAGTGGAAGGAGAGCTTGATGTACCAGGTGTAATGGTTCGTCTTGAAACACCGTATCTTCTTTCACATGTATATCAAGACGAACTTGATGATCAAGTAAATACGCTAGCAGCTGGGACCAGTGGATTAGATCAATTTGCAGAACCAAAAGAAGCAGATGGTAATATAAAACGAAAATATATTGATATTGGAAAGGTATTAGTGCAAGAGCTAGAACAGCGTCTTATCAATGCTTAA
- a CDS encoding glucose-6-phosphate isomerase encodes MSTHVTFDYSKALSFISEQELTYLRDAVKVSHHAIHEQTGAGNDFLGWVDLPLQYDKEEFARIQKSAEKIKNDSDILLVVGIGGSYLGARAAIEMLNHSFYNTLSKEQRKTPQVLFVGQNISSTYMKDLMDVLEGKDFSINVISKSGTTTEPAIAFRLFRKLLEEKYGKEEARKRIYATTDKARGALKTLADEEGYETFVIPDDVGGRFSVLTPVGLLPIAVSGLNIEEMMQGAAAGRNDFAKSELEENPAYQYAVVRNALYNKGKTIEMLVNYEPALQYFAEWWKQLFGESEGKDQKGIFPSSANFSTDLHSLGQYIQEGRRDLFETVLKVGKSTHELKIELDENDLDGLNYLAGETVDFVNTKAYEGTLLAHSDGGVPNLIVNIPELNEYTFGYLVYFFEKACAMSGYLLGVNPFDQPGVEAYKKNMFALLGKPGFEELKAELEERLK; translated from the coding sequence ATGAGCACACATGTAACGTTCGATTATTCTAAAGCGTTATCGTTCATCAGTGAACAAGAACTAACGTATTTACGTGATGCGGTAAAAGTATCACACCATGCAATCCATGAACAAACTGGAGCTGGGAACGATTTCCTTGGGTGGGTAGACCTTCCGCTTCAATATGACAAAGAAGAATTCGCTCGCATTCAAAAGAGTGCAGAGAAAATTAAAAATGACTCTGACATTTTACTTGTTGTAGGTATTGGTGGTTCTTACTTAGGAGCACGTGCAGCAATTGAAATGTTAAACCATTCTTTCTACAATACGCTTTCTAAAGAACAACGTAAAACTCCACAAGTGCTATTTGTTGGACAAAACATTAGCTCCACTTATATGAAGGACTTAATGGACGTATTAGAAGGGAAAGACTTCTCCATTAACGTAATTTCCAAATCAGGTACAACAACAGAACCTGCAATTGCATTCCGCCTGTTCCGTAAATTATTAGAAGAGAAATATGGAAAAGAAGAAGCACGTAAACGTATTTATGCAACAACGGATAAAGCGCGTGGTGCTTTAAAAACATTAGCTGACGAAGAAGGATACGAAACATTCGTAATTCCAGATGATGTTGGCGGTCGTTTCTCTGTATTAACACCAGTTGGTTTATTACCAATTGCAGTTAGCGGTTTAAATATTGAAGAAATGATGCAAGGTGCAGCTGCTGGTCGCAATGATTTTGCAAAATCTGAGCTAGAAGAAAACCCAGCTTATCAATATGCAGTTGTGCGTAATGCTTTATACAATAAAGGCAAAACAATTGAAATGCTTGTTAACTATGAGCCAGCACTTCAATACTTTGCTGAATGGTGGAAACAGCTATTTGGTGAAAGTGAAGGAAAAGATCAAAAAGGTATTTTCCCATCTTCAGCAAACTTCTCTACTGATTTACATTCATTAGGGCAATACATTCAAGAAGGACGGCGTGATCTATTTGAAACAGTTCTTAAAGTAGGAAAATCTACACATGAACTAAAAATCGAATTAGATGAGAACGATTTAGATGGTTTAAACTATCTTGCTGGTGAAACAGTAGACTTCGTAAACACAAAAGCATACGAAGGTACATTACTTGCACATAGCGATGGCGGAGTACCAAACTTAATCGTAAACATTCCAGAATTAAATGAGTATACATTCGGCTACCTTGTATACTTCTTCGAAAAAGCATGTGCGATGAGCGGCTACTTACTAGGCGTAAATCCATTTGACCAACCAGGTGTAGAAGCATACAAGAAAAACATGTTCGCTCTACTTGGTAAACCAGGATTCGAAGAATTAAAAGCAGAATTAGAAGAGCGTTTGAAATAA
- a CDS encoding DUF378 domain-containing protein: MSTLQRIALVFTVIGAVNWGLVGFFQFDLVAAIFGGQGSALARIIYGIVGISGLINLGLLFKPSENLGTHPETNEIR; the protein is encoded by the coding sequence ATGAGTACTTTACAACGTATTGCATTAGTATTCACTGTAATTGGTGCCGTTAATTGGGGACTGGTCGGATTCTTTCAATTTGATTTAGTAGCAGCTATCTTCGGCGGACAAGGCTCTGCTCTTGCTCGTATTATTTACGGTATCGTTGGTATTTCTGGACTTATTAACCTTGGTTTACTATTCAAACCATCCGAAAACCTTGGTACTCATCCGGAAACGAATGAAATTCGGTAG
- the yugI gene encoding S1 domain-containing post-transcriptional regulator GSP13 — MSEQYTTGVIVKGKVTGIQDYGAFVALDQETQGLVHISEITNGYVKDIHDFLKIGDTVEVKVLSIDEEHRKMSLSLKAAKRKQGRIIVPNPSDKGFNTLREKLTEWIEESQLTK, encoded by the coding sequence ATGTCAGAACAATACACAACAGGAGTGATTGTAAAAGGGAAAGTAACTGGGATTCAAGATTACGGTGCATTTGTAGCACTGGATCAAGAAACGCAAGGGCTTGTGCATATATCTGAGATTACAAATGGATATGTGAAAGATATTCATGATTTTTTAAAAATCGGAGATACGGTAGAAGTAAAAGTGCTTTCAATTGATGAAGAACACAGAAAAATGAGTTTATCGTTAAAAGCGGCAAAGCGCAAGCAAGGAAGAATCATCGTACCTAATCCATCTGATAAGGGATTTAATACGCTTCGTGAAAAGTTAACAGAGTGGATTGAAGAATCACAGTTAACGAAGTAA
- a CDS encoding aminotransferase encodes MKQFELSRAAESLQPSGIRKFFDLAAGMKGVISLGVGEPDFVTPWHVRQACIRSLEEGYTAYTANAGLLELRQEIAKYLQKQFHVSYDPNEEIIVTVGASQALDVAMRAIVNPSDEVIIIEPSFVSYAPLVTLAGGVPVPVATSLENAFKIQPEQIEAAITTKTKAILLCSPNNPTGALLNKSELEKLANIVEKYNLIVLSDEIYAELVYDEAYKSFASIQNMRDHTILISGFSKGFAMTGWRLGMIAAPVHFSELMLKIHQYSMMCAPTMSQFAALEALRFGNDEVIRMRDSYKKRRNFMTTSFNEMGLTCHMPGGAFYVFPSISSTGLSSAEFAEQLLLEEKVAVVPGSVFGESGEGFIRCSYATSLEQLMEAMKRMKRFVENKKRTKQNTFCP; translated from the coding sequence ATGAAGCAGTTTGAACTATCAAGAGCAGCAGAATCTTTACAACCATCCGGTATCCGTAAGTTTTTTGACTTAGCGGCAGGTATGAAAGGTGTTATTTCACTTGGAGTGGGAGAACCGGATTTTGTTACACCATGGCATGTAAGGCAGGCATGTATTCGTTCGTTAGAAGAAGGGTATACAGCATATACGGCGAATGCAGGATTATTGGAGTTGCGTCAAGAAATAGCAAAGTATCTTCAAAAGCAATTTCATGTTTCGTATGATCCGAATGAAGAAATTATTGTGACCGTTGGAGCGAGTCAAGCATTAGATGTTGCGATGCGTGCCATTGTAAATCCTAGTGACGAAGTGATTATTATTGAACCGAGCTTTGTATCGTATGCACCACTTGTTACATTAGCTGGCGGCGTACCAGTTCCAGTGGCAACTTCTTTAGAAAACGCTTTTAAAATACAACCGGAGCAAATTGAAGCAGCCATTACAACAAAAACAAAAGCAATTTTACTTTGTTCGCCGAATAATCCAACAGGAGCGCTTTTAAACAAGTCTGAATTGGAAAAGTTAGCTAACATTGTTGAAAAGTATAATCTCATTGTATTATCTGATGAAATTTATGCAGAACTTGTATATGACGAGGCTTATAAGAGTTTCGCGAGTATTCAAAATATGCGTGATCATACGATTTTAATTTCAGGGTTTTCAAAGGGGTTTGCGATGACTGGTTGGCGCCTCGGAATGATTGCGGCTCCTGTACATTTTTCAGAATTAATGCTCAAAATTCATCAATATTCAATGATGTGTGCACCGACGATGTCACAGTTTGCAGCATTAGAAGCGCTTCGTTTTGGGAATGATGAAGTCATTCGAATGAGAGACAGTTATAAAAAACGTCGTAATTTTATGACAACATCGTTTAACGAAATGGGCTTAACATGCCATATGCCAGGCGGAGCGTTTTATGTGTTTCCTTCTATTTCTTCAACAGGATTATCTTCAGCAGAATTTGCAGAACAATTATTGTTAGAAGAAAAAGTGGCAGTGGTACCCGGAAGTGTATTTGGTGAAAGTGGGGAAGGATTTATTCGTTGTTCCTATGCAACTTCGCTTGAGCAGTTAATGGAAGCGATGAAGCGCATGAAGCGATTTGTTGAAAATAAAAAAAGGACAAAACAGAATACGTTTTGTCCTTAA
- a CDS encoding Lrp/AsnC family transcriptional regulator, translating into MVTEKELELLACLEKSSRLSVETLAKMLNIEVEAVKEMVEKLEREKIIVDYVTHIDWTKVKEHSGLTAMIDVKVTPKHGVGFDAVAEQIYRYSEVKSVYLMSGTYDLSITLEGKSMAEVATFVSEKLATIESVVSTTTHFILKKYKHEGIIYEKTDDDKRIVVAP; encoded by the coding sequence ATGGTGACTGAAAAAGAATTAGAATTATTAGCTTGTCTTGAAAAAAGTAGTCGTTTATCCGTAGAAACTTTAGCGAAAATGTTAAATATAGAAGTAGAAGCAGTAAAAGAAATGGTGGAGAAATTAGAAAGAGAAAAAATCATTGTTGATTATGTTACACATATAGATTGGACAAAAGTAAAAGAACATAGCGGTTTAACTGCGATGATTGATGTAAAAGTTACACCGAAGCATGGCGTTGGCTTTGATGCAGTTGCTGAGCAAATTTATCGTTATTCAGAAGTGAAATCGGTTTATTTAATGTCAGGGACATATGATCTTTCTATCACGCTAGAAGGGAAAAGTATGGCTGAAGTAGCAACATTTGTTTCGGAAAAATTAGCAACAATCGAATCGGTTGTTTCAACAACAACTCATTTTATTTTGAAAAAATATAAACATGAAGGAATTATTTATGAAAAAACTGATGATGATAAACGAATTGTGGTGGCACCATGA
- a CDS encoding D-glycerate dehydrogenase — MKPKVYIAERIPQFVETYISEHCEYEKWDSSEKISREVLLEKIKDKHGLLNFGAKIDEELLQAAPHLKVVSNISVGYDNFDLEAMGRRNIIGTNTPYVLDDTVADLVFALMLSAGRRVCELDSYVKQGNWNTEIKKEHFGLDVHHSTIGIIGMGRIGEAVAKRAKFGFDMNVLYYNRRRKEEAEQKFDATYCDLNTLLTQSDFIVLLTPLTEETYHLIGEKEFSLMKETAIFINASRGKTVDEPALIDALKQKKIFAAGIDTFTQEPVEKDNPLLSLTNIVTLPHIGSATLKTRHEMAMTAAKNLVAGLEGNTPPNIVRA, encoded by the coding sequence GTGAAACCAAAAGTATATATTGCTGAACGCATTCCACAATTTGTAGAGACATATATCTCAGAGCATTGTGAATATGAAAAATGGGATAGTAGTGAGAAAATATCTCGTGAAGTTTTATTAGAAAAAATAAAAGATAAACATGGCTTGCTTAACTTTGGTGCAAAAATTGACGAAGAGTTGTTACAAGCAGCTCCTCACTTAAAAGTTGTAAGTAACATTTCTGTTGGCTATGATAATTTTGATTTAGAAGCGATGGGACGCAGAAATATTATTGGAACAAATACTCCATATGTATTAGATGATACCGTTGCTGATCTTGTTTTCGCTCTAATGTTATCAGCAGGACGCCGCGTATGCGAACTTGATTCTTATGTGAAACAAGGTAATTGGAATACTGAAATTAAAAAAGAGCACTTCGGGCTGGATGTACATCATAGTACAATTGGAATTATTGGAATGGGTCGAATTGGAGAGGCTGTTGCCAAGCGAGCAAAATTCGGATTCGATATGAATGTTCTTTATTATAACCGTCGCCGTAAAGAAGAGGCTGAACAAAAATTTGATGCCACATACTGTGATTTAAACACGCTATTAACACAATCTGATTTCATTGTTCTTCTAACTCCATTAACTGAAGAAACATATCATCTCATTGGAGAAAAAGAATTTTCATTAATGAAAGAAACAGCAATTTTTATTAATGCTTCCCGCGGAAAAACAGTCGATGAGCCTGCATTAATTGATGCACTGAAACAGAAGAAAATCTTTGCAGCAGGCATAGATACATTTACACAAGAACCGGTCGAAAAAGATAATCCACTCCTATCTTTAACAAACATTGTTACTTTGCCGCACATTGGATCTGCGACATTAAAAACAAGACACGAAATGGCAATGACAGCTGCGAAAAATCTAGTGGCTGGGTTAGAAGGGAATACGCCACCTAATATTGTGCGTGCATAA
- a CDS encoding alpha/beta fold hydrolase, with protein MKHKIEHPYFTFSTCGTTVHYELYELQNNEERPTFVLVHGFLSSSFSYRRLIPLLAKEGTVVALDLPPFGKSDKSNQFTYSYHNLATVIIDLMEHLAVQNIVLVGHSMGGQISLYVNRLRPDLITKTILLCSSSYLTRAKFPLIYSSYLPFFHLYVKNWIIRRGIVHNLMNVVHDHSLIDDEMMEGYAAPFYDNRIFPALTRMIRDREGDLSSAELRKIETPTLLIWGEKDRVVPVHVGHRLHEDLPNSKFISYENTGHLLPEEKPEHVYEEIIAFSAQ; from the coding sequence ATGAAACATAAGATAGAGCATCCTTACTTCACTTTTTCCACTTGCGGCACTACTGTTCATTACGAGTTGTATGAACTCCAGAATAATGAGGAAAGACCAACTTTTGTACTCGTTCACGGTTTTCTATCATCCTCATTTAGTTACCGGCGACTCATCCCATTGCTTGCAAAAGAAGGAACAGTTGTCGCACTTGATCTACCCCCATTTGGGAAAAGTGATAAATCAAATCAATTTACATATTCTTATCATAATTTAGCAACTGTAATTATTGATTTAATGGAACATTTAGCAGTGCAAAACATTGTGCTAGTTGGCCATTCAATGGGCGGACAAATCTCACTCTATGTGAATCGCCTACGTCCTGATTTAATTACAAAAACAATCTTACTATGTAGCTCAAGCTACTTAACAAGAGCAAAATTCCCGCTCATCTACTCTTCCTATTTACCATTCTTTCATTTATACGTAAAAAATTGGATTATAAGAAGAGGCATTGTTCATAATTTAATGAATGTCGTTCACGATCACTCTTTAATTGATGATGAAATGATGGAAGGGTACGCTGCTCCCTTTTACGATAACCGCATTTTTCCTGCTTTAACGCGAATGATTAGAGACCGGGAAGGAGATTTATCATCAGCTGAATTACGAAAAATCGAAACGCCGACTTTACTCATTTGGGGTGAAAAAGATCGTGTTGTTCCCGTTCATGTTGGGCACCGGTTACACGAAGACTTGCCAAATTCTAAATTTATTTCATATGAAAATACAGGACACTTACTACCAGAGGAAAAACCAGAGCATGTATATGAAGAAATCATAGCATTTTCAGCACAGTAA
- a CDS encoding DUF1871 family protein has protein sequence MGAYEKMVEMVKNWDPFQMGPEFYETEASDVVYVVSAFDDPKYIAKKIQHIYFMSFEEVPAIEKCEKLAEELLVLKEGGSCSL, from the coding sequence ATGGGTGCATATGAAAAGATGGTGGAAATGGTGAAGAATTGGGATCCTTTTCAAATGGGACCGGAATTTTATGAAACGGAAGCAAGTGATGTTGTGTACGTGGTAAGTGCGTTTGACGATCCGAAATATATTGCAAAAAAAATACAGCATATTTATTTCATGTCGTTTGAAGAAGTACCTGCTATCGAAAAATGCGAGAAGCTAGCAGAGGAATTACTCGTATTAAAAGAAGGTGGAAGTTGTTCATTGTAG
- a CDS encoding MalY/PatB family protein → MQQFHKTVNRRGTYSVKWDTYENEELLHAWIADMDFPIPEPIQAALQKRLEHPIFGYTIPPAEITDTICQWTKSQYDWEIKKEWIVFSPGIVPALSTSLQALTTEDESVLVQPPIYPPFFDMVVKNQRRLCENPLHLQNGSYTMNFEHLETQFKQGVKLMFLCSPHNPVGRVWTKAELTILGDLCEQYNVTVVTDEIHADIIFSGHTHTPFASLSKSLAARTITCMAPSKTFNIAGLQASIIIIPDPKIRNAFTSIQYRQGFHGLNTFAYVAMQSAYMECNEWLTDIRLYMEENARFAREFIETHIPTLSVIQSEGTFLLWVDCSRFGLSQKERTKLLEEKGKIIVEPGEKYGAGGEQHIRINIGCPRKQLEEILHRLKYTFS, encoded by the coding sequence ATGCAGCAATTTCATAAAACTGTAAATCGCCGTGGAACCTATAGTGTAAAGTGGGATACATACGAGAATGAAGAATTGTTACATGCATGGATTGCCGATATGGATTTTCCTATTCCAGAGCCGATTCAAGCTGCACTACAAAAACGCCTTGAACACCCTATTTTCGGCTATACAATACCGCCAGCAGAAATCACCGATACAATTTGCCAGTGGACAAAAAGCCAATACGATTGGGAAATAAAAAAGGAATGGATCGTATTTAGTCCAGGTATTGTCCCTGCTCTTAGTACGAGTTTGCAAGCTTTAACAACCGAAGATGAATCTGTGCTTGTACAACCACCTATTTATCCACCATTCTTTGATATGGTCGTAAAAAACCAGCGTCGTCTGTGTGAAAACCCGTTACATTTGCAAAACGGTTCCTACACAATGAACTTTGAACATTTAGAGACACAGTTCAAGCAAGGTGTAAAACTCATGTTTCTTTGCAGTCCGCATAATCCTGTTGGACGCGTTTGGACAAAGGCCGAACTTACAATACTTGGGGATTTATGTGAACAATATAATGTAACCGTTGTCACGGATGAAATCCATGCGGACATTATTTTCTCAGGTCATACACACACACCATTTGCTTCCTTATCTAAATCATTAGCGGCGCGTACCATTACTTGTATGGCACCAAGTAAAACATTTAATATTGCGGGATTACAAGCATCAATCATTATTATTCCAGATCCAAAAATTCGAAATGCCTTTACATCTATACAATACCGTCAAGGTTTTCATGGGTTAAATACATTTGCTTATGTCGCAATGCAAAGTGCCTATATGGAATGTAACGAATGGTTAACAGACATCCGTTTATATATGGAAGAAAACGCTCGGTTTGCTCGGGAATTTATTGAAACGCATATCCCTACACTTTCCGTCATTCAATCAGAAGGTACTTTTTTACTATGGGTTGACTGTTCTCGATTTGGACTGTCTCAAAAAGAACGAACAAAACTCCTTGAAGAAAAAGGGAAAATTATCGTTGAACCAGGTGAAAAATACGGAGCAGGCGGAGAACAACATATTCGTATTAATATCGGTTGTCCAAGAAAACAGCTTGAAGAAATACTGCACAGACTTAAATATACATTTTCATAA
- a CDS encoding superoxide dismutase family protein, producing MKKQLLFGCCLLFLMTGCDKGNPKEIDVKLYNASGDKVGTAKVTQQTNGVKISVKAEGFTPGAHGLHIHEIGECKAPRFISAGDHFNLDKKKKHGLMNPKGAENGDLPNVIADDKGAIEAEIEAPNVSLEEGRTTIHRKDGASIIITEKPDDGMTQPAGNSGNRIACGVIVEKASATKKK from the coding sequence ATGAAAAAGCAGCTTTTATTCGGGTGTTGTTTGCTGTTTCTTATGACAGGTTGTGATAAAGGAAACCCAAAAGAAATCGATGTAAAATTATATAATGCTTCTGGTGATAAAGTTGGAACCGCAAAGGTGACTCAGCAAACAAATGGCGTGAAAATATCCGTTAAGGCAGAGGGATTTACGCCAGGAGCACATGGATTACATATTCATGAAATTGGGGAGTGTAAAGCACCTCGTTTCATATCAGCTGGTGATCATTTTAATTTAGATAAGAAAAAAAAGCACGGACTTATGAATCCAAAAGGTGCAGAAAATGGTGATCTGCCGAATGTAATTGCGGATGATAAAGGCGCGATTGAAGCGGAAATTGAGGCACCGAATGTATCACTTGAAGAAGGAAGAACGACGATTCATCGAAAAGATGGTGCATCTATCATTATTACGGAGAAGCCTGATGATGGTATGACGCAGCCTGCTGGAAATTCAGGGAATCGAATTGCTTGTGGGGTTATTGTAGAAAAGGCATCAGCCACTAAGAAAAAGTAG